The following are encoded in a window of Onthophagus taurus isolate NC chromosome 3, IU_Otau_3.0, whole genome shotgun sequence genomic DNA:
- the LOC111419029 gene encoding cilia- and flagella-associated protein 157 has product MAKGKGKKGGKGDKKGAKGKEEVPPDPNALTEVDKTFYELQLADVNRKLARLRTLSDELEVKNEELQAELKTMDEDRADIISYLNRTLQEKCDDIADLNNRLVALQETREEEAEDFRNQIVDMKEEYRMMQEQLSSEIKLLNGKLNSLDEYRIQRDDLMQRYEIQEKAMEEQELRHKREIYEIEKKFIIGKDRLKKEMEEKLLQLSCDFQDATNLRIAATTHKVIRENITINNELDVILATHNRLHTENEELKERDHILRMEADLHQSEKNKALAKSAVQYQLISKMTIEHEKLMQQLEHYKGIEKELSTAKIKILESERSVEYYIQRCKILEQNLHLSRCDRVCLRTDVSYAQGEVDRLTEILVHAVMCIKQALNLEQDQAAQVAQSRDDLLQTLLEVLGKVYELQPRKPSLSSVESFTAMYKKGDLGFVPIAVELRSKFPTKRNTYTEIGPSLEDMAAAYSELGIADKKDELTGEEQSEEGTEESSVHGKEVLSSVVEESSQVLFDDEPEAPSIDSERGAEINLLDLVPDAGGVAVAHGEDFDMNEHEEEEFGEKKPSQEGVPQGETHEGGEEVAHEEGDTAQPETHEGDQETPQDAPQDAPQDATQDAPQDAPQDAPQEG; this is encoded by the coding sequence ATGGCTAAAGGCAAAGGTAAAAAAGGTGGAAAAGGAGATAAAAAAGGAGCAAAGGGGAAAGAGGAAGTACCACCAGATCCAAACGCACTTACAGAAGTAGATAAAACATTTTACGAACTCCAATTAGCGGATGTAAACCGGAAATTAGCCCGATTAAGAACATTAAGTGACGAGCTCGAAGTGAAAAATGAAGAGCTTCAAGCAGAACTTAAAACGATGGATGAAGACCGAGCTGATATTATCTCATATTTAAACCGAACGCTACAGGAGAAATGTGACGATATCGCCGATTTAAATAATCGCCTGGTGGCGTTACAAGAAACCCGCGAAGAAGAAGCTGAAGATTTCAGAAACCAAATCGTCGATATGAAAGAAGAGTACAGAATGATGCAAGAACAATTATCATCCGAAATCAAACTATTAAACGGCAAATTAAACTCCTTAGACGAGTACAGAATTCAACGAGACGATTTAATGCAAAGATACGAAATCCAAGAAAAAGCAATGGAAGAACAAGAACTCCGGcataaaagagaaatttacgaaatcgaaaaaaaatttataatcggTAAAGATCGGTTGAAAAAAGAGATGGAGGAGAAACTCTTACAATTATCTTGCGATTTCCAAGACGCCACCAATTTAAGAATAGCAGCAACAACCCATAAAGTAATCAGAGAAAACATCACCATAAATAACGAATTAGACGTGATTTTAGCAACTCATAACCGATTACATACCGaaaatgaagaattaaaagaacGAGATCATATTTTACGGATGGAAGCTGATCTACATCAATCTGAAAAGAATAAAGCCTTGGCGAAATCGGCGGTTCAATATCAATTGATTTCTAAAATGACGATCgaacatgaaaaattaatgcAACAATTAGAACATTACAAAGGaatcgaaaaagaattaagcacggctaaaataaaaatactcgAATCGGAGCGATCCGTAGAATATTACATACAGAGGTGTAAAATTCTCGAGCAAAATCTTCACTTGAGTAGATGTGATAGAGTGTGTTTAAGAACAGATGTAAGTTACGCGCAAGGTGAAGTCGATCGATTAACCGAAATTCTTGTTCATGCTGTTATGTGTATCAAACAAGCTTTGAATTTAGAACAAGATCAAGCAGCCCAAGTAGCGCAAAGTCGAGACGATTTATTACAAACCCTATTAGAAGTTTTAGGAAAAGTTTACGAACTCCAACCAAGAAAACCTTCATTATCATCCGTCGAATCATTTACAGCAATGTACAAGAAAGGCGATTTAGGATTTGTTCCGATTGCAGTTGAATTACGGTCTAAATTCCCAACCAAACGTAACACATACACCGAAATTGGACCAAGTCTTGAAGATATGGCTGCAGCGTACAGCGAATTAGGAATAGCAGATAAAAAGGATGAATTAACCGGAGAAGAACAAAGTGAGGAAGGAACCGAAGAAAGTAGTGTACACGGAAAAGAAGTGCTTTCGTCAGTTGTCGAAGAGAGCAGCCAAGTTCTTTTCGACGACGAACCTGAAGCACCATCGATTGACTCGGAGAGAGGCGCTGAAATTAATCTGTTAGATTTAGTCCCTGATGCGGGTGGAGTTGCGGTTGCGCATGGTGAAGATTTCGATATGAATGAacacgaagaagaagaatttggGGAAAAGAAACCGTCGCAAGAGGGTGTCCCTCAAGGTGAAACTCACGAAGGAGGTGAGGAAGTGGCCCACGAAGAAGGTGATACAGCTCAACCTGAAACACATGAAGGGGATCAAGAAACACCTCAAGATGCTCCTCAAGATGCACCTCAAGATGCAACTCAAGATGCACCTCAAGATGCACCACAAGATGCACCACAAGAaggttga